A single Glycine soja cultivar W05 chromosome 14, ASM419377v2, whole genome shotgun sequence DNA region contains:
- the LOC114382986 gene encoding uncharacterized protein LOC114382986, with protein sequence MTTKGTTHSEPNNTECCMCGDLGFSDQLFQCKVCQFRSQHRYCSNLYPKPESLGTCNWCLSQREDTKEKSTNSSNSSSSIRNNDDERRYKRIRNGNNNSAQNIGPVKKEVKGSVLHLQIQKPIKKPKSPESSRSPSASNSPPKSSLVLVSTRKRIVTNGALEERLRRTRSENITRSGTTKQVFRNKVRRYKLLDEVSS encoded by the exons ATGACAACCAAAGGAACAACTCACTCTGAACCCAACAACACTGAATGTTGCATGTGTGGGGATCTTGGCTTCTCTGATCAGCTTTTTCAATGCAAAGTCTGCCAATTCAGATCTCAACACAG ATACTGCAGCAATCTCTACCCAAAGCCAGAGTCTCTTGGAACCTGCAATTGGTGTTTGAGTCAAAGAGAGGACACCAAAGAGAAGTCAACCAATTCATCAAACTCTTCCtcatctattaggaacaatgaTGATGAGAGGAGGTACAAGCGAATCAGGAATGGTAATAACAACAGTGCTCAAAATATTGGACCGGTGAAGAAGGAAGTGAAAGGGAGTGTTCTTCATCTCCAAATTCAGAAACCCATTAAGAAACCAAAGTCACCAGAGTCATCACGATCACCATCAGCATCCAATTCTCCACCGAAATCTTCGCTGGTTTTGGTATCGACCCGGAAGAGGATTGTCACCAATGGTGCCTTGGAAGAGAGACTGAGGAGGACTAGGTCAGAAAACATCACAAGAAGTGGTACCACAAAACAGGTCTTCAGGAATAAGGTGAGAAGGTACAAGCTTTTGGATGAAGTTTCTAgttaa
- the LOC114383088 gene encoding transcription factor bHLH143-like encodes MGEDCRTWIPELHFDWQSPNLSSFDAAAPFGARKQSGTSAAMNLGANVVTSNAAMPVYASSALPDSQLGHSGEPHGWFYCLPRFRQGFTMPARNFNAKEKLPAGHAKDLGEEIAPNGELGFPQKQFLVIDQTGDQTTLVHSSRFGGPLASWNSKLHGFNNLNNGNELLNLRRDVNHVVGLGPTLNDKVDENQRTDDDIESEMHEDTEEINALLYSESDGYSTEDDDDDEVTSTGHSPSTMTTHDDNQEEPDRGTAKEVASSVGETKKRKLWDGAYDDGDMQFMDTANSLNGKRLSEVGDDAESKCSSGGNGSRGLGEMGSLSGNKKMRKEKIQDVLSILQCIVPGGKDKDPIELIDEAIRCLKSLKLKAIELGLDATI; translated from the coding sequence ATGGGAGAAGATTGCAGAACCTGGATTCCGGAGCTGCATTTTGATTGGCAATCTCCTAATTTGAGCTCTTTCGATGCTGCTGCACCCTTTGGCGCCAGGAAGCAAAGTGGTACTTCTGCAGCTATGAATCTGGGTGCCAACGTGGTCACGAGTAATGCGGCAATGCCAGTTTATGCATCCTCTGCACTGCCTGATTCGCAGTTAGGACATTCTGGTGAACCTCATGGTTGGTTTTATTGTTTGCCTCGCTTTCGACAGGGATTTACTATGCCTGCTCGTAACTTCAATGCAAAGGAAAAACTCCCTGCTGGCCACGCGAAAGATTTAGGCGAGGAAATTGCGCCGAATGGGGAACTGGGTTTCCCTCAGAAGCAATTCCTGGTTATTGATCAAACGGGTGATCAAACAACTCTTGTTCATAGTTCAAGGTTTGGGGGTCCTCTTGCTTCCTGGAATTCAAAGCTGCATGGTTTCAACAATTTGAACAATGGGAATGAATTGCTTAATTTAAGGAGAGATGTGAATCATGTGGTTGGACTTGGACCAACTTTGAACGATAAAGTTGATGAAAATCAAAGAACTGATGATGACATTGAAAGCGAGATGCATGAGGACACCGAGGAAATCAATGCATTGCTTTACTCTGAGAGTGATGGTTATTCCActgaggatgatgatgatgatgaagttaCTAGCACAGGACATTCACCCAGTACAATGACCACACACGATGATAACCAGGAAGAACCGGATAGGGGAACCGCCAAAGAAGTTGCTAGCTCCGTTGGAGAAACAAAGAAGCGAAAACTATGGGATGGTGCTTATGACGACGGCGATATGCAGTTCATGGACACTGCTAATTCTCTGAATGGGAAAAGACTCTCCGAAGTTGGAGATGATGCCGAATCAAAATGCTCCAGTGGTGGCAACGGTAGTAGAGGGTTAGGTGAAATGGGTTCCTTGTCAGGCAATAAAAAGAtgagaaaggagaagattcaAGATGTTCTGAGCATTCTGCAATGCATAGTTCCTGGTGGAAAGGACAAGGACCCAATTGAGCTTATTGATGAAGCCATTCGTTGCTTGAAATCATTGAAACTCAAGGCCATAGAACTTGGACTTGATGCTACTATATAA